A genome region from Gardnerella vaginalis includes the following:
- a CDS encoding LacI family DNA-binding transcriptional regulator yields MPTRSHATSIAENESSKPRITELAKKAGVSPSTISKVINGRTGVSDETRKKVEEVLLKSGREYSLVSTKISPTIELLVDYVANNGTIEMITYASRWAQREGLALTVAQTDNGKKRDECLRGIVDRNPLGVIAQMSDLTQKDKEFLRMRNIPLIIIDPVSLSNGEDHTISIDNWTGAYELTKHLISLGHKRIGVITGPLNVQSGVARFAGYNAAMEQSGLTIDKDLVKEGDYLPERGYEMACKILDLPEEKRPTAIFACNDITAVNVYRAARERGIKLGSELSVAGFDDVYPAQYLMPSLTTVNQPFDSIAKNAIRMILEIREGKEIENQLVLPAHIVIRESTQTVVD; encoded by the coding sequence ATGCCAACTCGTAGTCACGCAACTAGCATTGCTGAAAATGAATCTTCAAAACCTCGAATAACGGAGTTGGCTAAAAAGGCGGGGGTATCGCCTTCTACAATTTCAAAGGTTATTAACGGTAGAACTGGCGTTTCAGACGAGACTCGCAAAAAAGTAGAAGAAGTTCTTTTAAAAAGTGGGCGTGAGTATTCTCTGGTAAGCACTAAGATATCTCCGACAATTGAATTATTAGTAGATTATGTGGCAAATAATGGCACGATTGAGATGATTACTTACGCATCTCGTTGGGCGCAAAGAGAAGGATTAGCTCTTACAGTTGCTCAAACTGATAATGGTAAAAAACGTGATGAGTGTTTGCGTGGAATTGTAGATAGAAATCCTCTTGGTGTTATAGCTCAAATGTCTGATCTTACGCAGAAAGATAAGGAATTTTTGCGTATGCGAAATATTCCGTTGATTATAATTGATCCTGTGTCTCTTTCTAATGGGGAAGATCACACGATTTCAATCGATAATTGGACAGGAGCTTATGAGCTTACAAAACATTTGATTAGTCTGGGGCATAAGAGAATAGGAGTTATAACTGGTCCTCTTAATGTTCAATCTGGTGTTGCGAGATTTGCTGGTTATAACGCTGCAATGGAGCAGTCTGGCTTGACGATTGATAAAGATTTGGTTAAAGAGGGGGATTATCTTCCTGAACGCGGCTATGAAATGGCTTGTAAGATTTTGGATTTGCCTGAAGAAAAGCGTCCTACTGCTATTTTTGCTTGCAACGATATTACAGCTGTAAATGTGTATCGCGCTGCTCGCGAACGCGGTATTAAGTTAGGATCTGAGCTTTCTGTAGCTGGGTTTGATGACGTGTATCCTGCACAGTATTTGATGCCATCTTTAACAACTGTTAATCAGCCTTTTGATTCAATAGCAAAGAATGCCATTAGAATGATTCTTGAGATTAGGGAAGGTAAGGAGATTGAGAATCAACTGGTTCTTCCTGCGCATATTGTTATTCGAGAAAGCACTCAGACTGTTGTCGATTGA
- the fucO gene encoding lactaldehyde reductase: MVYRMIFNQTAYFGRGAIKEIPNVAKAHGFKKAFVVTDPVLVKTGTVKKVTDVLESAGLPYEVFDNVKPNPPVECIQDGVEKFKLSGADFLIGLGGGSPQDTCKGIGIIVANPEFGDVLSLEGVADTKNPSVPIFGVPTTAGTASETTINYVVTDTAKLRKFVAVDPHDIPIVAFVDPDLTDSMPRSLKVATGLDALTHAIEGFITPGAWSLSDCLSLQTIRMIAQNLAKSADGDVPAGEQMAYASYITGMAYSNVGLGLVHGMAHPLGGRLGVAHGVANGILLAPVMEYNKDYSGEKYRDIAAAFDVPNAYTDDLEAVRNAAVKAVHDLTVKLGNPTKISEVGASEADIEGLSQDALADVCTPGNPRKATLEDIRKIYTSLM; encoded by the coding sequence ATGGTCTATAGAATGATTTTCAATCAGACTGCTTACTTCGGTCGCGGAGCAATCAAAGAGATTCCAAACGTTGCTAAAGCACACGGCTTCAAAAAAGCATTTGTTGTAACAGATCCAGTTCTTGTAAAAACTGGAACCGTTAAGAAAGTTACTGATGTATTAGAATCCGCTGGTCTTCCATACGAAGTATTCGACAATGTAAAGCCAAATCCACCTGTTGAATGCATTCAAGACGGTGTAGAAAAGTTCAAGCTATCTGGCGCAGACTTCCTTATTGGACTCGGCGGCGGCTCTCCACAAGATACATGCAAAGGCATTGGAATTATCGTAGCAAACCCAGAGTTTGGTGATGTTCTTTCTCTAGAAGGCGTTGCAGATACAAAGAATCCTTCTGTTCCGATCTTTGGCGTACCAACAACGGCAGGAACCGCATCCGAAACAACAATCAACTATGTTGTTACCGATACTGCTAAGCTTCGCAAGTTCGTTGCAGTAGACCCTCACGATATTCCAATCGTTGCATTCGTAGACCCAGACTTAACCGATTCCATGCCACGCTCGCTTAAAGTTGCAACTGGCTTGGATGCACTCACCCACGCAATCGAAGGTTTCATTACTCCAGGCGCATGGAGCCTTTCGGATTGCTTATCTTTGCAAACAATCCGCATGATTGCACAAAACCTTGCAAAGAGCGCAGATGGAGATGTTCCAGCAGGCGAACAAATGGCTTACGCAAGCTATATAACTGGCATGGCATACTCCAACGTTGGTTTGGGCTTGGTTCACGGCATGGCTCACCCACTCGGCGGTCGCCTTGGCGTTGCTCATGGCGTTGCAAACGGAATTTTGCTCGCTCCTGTTATGGAATATAACAAGGATTATAGTGGCGAAAAGTATCGCGATATTGCTGCAGCATTCGACGTTCCAAACGCATACACCGATGACCTCGAAGCGGTACGCAATGCTGCTGTAAAAGCAGTTCACGACTTGACTGTTAAGCTTGGAAATCCTACTAAGATTAGCGAAGTTGGAGCTAGCGAGGCAGATATTGAAGGCTTAAGCCAAGATGCTTTGGCAGATGTTTGCACTCCAGGAAACCCACGCAAGGCCACTTTGGAAGACATTCGCAAGATTTACACAAGCTTGATGTAG
- a CDS encoding ABC transporter ATP-binding protein, protein MSVENSQDTRFTQMNYSAQEGLIGETAVAALHVVKDFGKGAGIVHALRDVSVSFERGKFTAIMGPSGSGKSTLMHSLAGLDSVNSGKVLVDGLDITGMSDKQLTLMRREMVGFIFQSFNLLPMFSAEQNILMPLTLAGKKPDKQWFNTLVNTLGLQDRLKHRPAELSGGQRQRVAIARALISKPSVVFADEPTGNLDSASSLEVLHFLKKSVTELGQTVIMVTHDAVAASYADRAIVFADGQIVEDVQNPTAEGMSKMLMERSEAGVNNQPNQLQ, encoded by the coding sequence ATGAGTGTTGAAAATAGTCAAGATACGCGTTTTACGCAAATGAATTATTCCGCTCAAGAAGGTTTGATTGGCGAGACTGCGGTTGCAGCTTTGCACGTTGTAAAAGATTTTGGCAAGGGCGCAGGCATTGTTCACGCTTTACGAGATGTAAGCGTTAGCTTTGAGCGCGGCAAGTTTACTGCGATTATGGGTCCTTCTGGTTCTGGAAAGTCAACTTTAATGCATTCTTTGGCTGGTCTTGATAGCGTTAATTCTGGAAAAGTTTTGGTTGATGGTCTAGATATTACAGGCATGAGCGATAAGCAGCTTACGCTTATGCGTCGCGAGATGGTTGGATTTATTTTCCAAAGTTTTAATCTTCTTCCAATGTTTAGCGCTGAGCAAAATATTCTTATGCCTCTTACTTTGGCAGGCAAAAAGCCAGATAAGCAATGGTTTAATACTTTGGTTAATACTCTTGGCTTGCAAGATCGCTTAAAGCATAGGCCTGCTGAGCTTTCTGGCGGTCAGCGCCAACGCGTTGCAATTGCTAGAGCTTTAATCTCTAAGCCTTCCGTAGTTTTTGCAGATGAACCTACTGGCAATCTTGATTCTGCTTCCAGCTTGGAAGTTTTGCATTTCTTGAAGAAGTCTGTAACGGAGCTTGGTCAAACTGTGATTATGGTTACTCACGACGCTGTTGCAGCGTCTTATGCAGATCGAGCAATCGTGTTTGCAGATGGTCAAATCGTTGAAGACGTGCAAAATCCTACTGCGGAAGGCATGAGCAAGATGCTTATGGAACGCAGCGAGGCTGGCGTTAATAATCAGCCTAATCAATTGCAATAA
- a CDS encoding ABC transporter permease has protein sequence MWKIALKLMRKSVRMLIASGIAILIGSMFMSATLLFANSADDLMVRNATDEFGSANYAISFRNPNSSPSSEIHYKDLHLDEISKMPGVNGIRSDDATALVRVEKGDKSVTSIAWSNGLYGNLPVYKSTEGRDPQKIGEITLIKSIAKSIHANIGDTITLVKVDDTGGDKEKSYDVRVVGLVDDGEHSQIPFSNRGTYLGGITNDFCAKLENLKNSDNEVVQSKVYMSIDESKINDLSPKINALLPEQFSLMSRHEVGVRAVRNMSNGTNFVTMFLLSFGVLALLISSLVIANTFQVLVAQRRRTLALLRVIGAQSHQLYAAVLLEAAILGVISAAVGVLCAIGFMGAISNVNINSGPLSKIPLIVSLPAVVWPIAIGMIVTVLASMSAARSATKVTPMEALRPMDLIKDKRASIIRAVFGVIFIVVGILATALSATSLASMIAGKSPTAGSDSWMTLLGAMFGCALVFIGIIITATFWMPFAMKATGAIMALCGPSSKVANANVQRNPRRVAATGTSLLIGVTLVSTVVTGAMCGKATLKGVVDDRYSVDIIIQGKNVDESLAADISKISGIKHTELLPAVPMTFKNAKGKTEYAMAAGVDNVNQLRNVMHTDLDGVNINKDSVLLPKFNNEGGEPFDLKKGNLNLQAYVEKYSSGEDSVENVTPFTGMNTDSSNNDKSITVKQVQFKTYRNVGVYSNNTAFVSKSYFNNYLKPTTHILLISVDSSKANLVDIAKNIRNVTSSYAEVMATGSVFERAKWESTIDIMMMLLVGLIAVAVVIALIGVANTLSLSVIERTKESATLRAIGMTRGQVRRSLALEATLISLTSTVSGLIVGTVFGWIGSYMVFSTIGKVPFVIDWTIYAVLALIALLAALLSSVLPARRAVKSSPVVALAEE, from the coding sequence ATGTGGAAAATCGCACTAAAACTTATGCGTAAAAGCGTGCGCATGCTAATTGCCTCTGGAATTGCAATTCTTATAGGCAGCATGTTTATGAGCGCTACTTTGCTTTTTGCAAACAGCGCTGATGACTTGATGGTTCGTAACGCAACAGATGAATTCGGTAGCGCAAATTATGCAATCTCATTTAGGAATCCTAACAGTTCTCCGAGTAGTGAAATTCATTATAAAGACCTTCATTTAGACGAAATATCGAAGATGCCTGGCGTTAATGGCATTCGTAGTGACGATGCGACTGCGCTTGTAAGAGTAGAAAAAGGTGATAAATCAGTTACGAGTATCGCTTGGTCTAATGGTTTGTATGGAAATCTTCCTGTGTATAAATCAACAGAAGGTAGAGATCCGCAAAAAATAGGCGAAATCACTCTTATTAAAAGTATTGCTAAATCAATACATGCAAACATTGGCGATACTATAACTTTGGTTAAAGTAGATGACACTGGCGGAGATAAAGAAAAATCGTACGATGTTCGTGTGGTTGGTCTTGTAGACGATGGAGAGCATTCTCAAATACCATTTTCAAATCGCGGCACGTATCTTGGTGGCATAACGAATGATTTTTGTGCAAAACTCGAAAATCTTAAGAATTCTGACAATGAAGTTGTGCAAAGCAAAGTGTACATGAGTATTGATGAATCTAAAATAAACGATTTATCTCCTAAGATTAATGCTTTGCTTCCAGAGCAATTTTCTCTTATGTCTAGGCACGAAGTTGGTGTAAGAGCTGTTCGAAATATGTCCAACGGCACTAATTTTGTAACCATGTTCTTACTATCGTTTGGTGTTCTAGCATTGCTTATTTCTTCGCTTGTTATTGCAAACACATTCCAAGTTTTGGTTGCTCAACGCAGACGCACTCTTGCACTTTTGCGCGTAATTGGCGCACAGTCGCACCAGCTTTATGCTGCAGTTTTGCTTGAAGCTGCAATACTTGGAGTTATTTCCGCGGCTGTTGGTGTGCTTTGCGCAATCGGATTTATGGGCGCAATTAGTAACGTGAATATTAATTCTGGACCGTTATCTAAGATTCCTTTGATTGTCTCGCTTCCAGCGGTTGTCTGGCCAATAGCAATTGGCATGATTGTAACAGTTCTTGCGTCTATGAGTGCTGCGCGATCTGCTACAAAAGTAACGCCTATGGAAGCGCTACGACCAATGGATTTGATTAAAGATAAGCGTGCAAGCATTATTCGCGCTGTTTTTGGCGTGATATTTATTGTTGTAGGTATTTTAGCTACGGCTTTAAGTGCTACTTCTTTAGCAAGCATGATTGCGGGGAAGTCTCCTACTGCTGGTTCTGATTCTTGGATGACTTTGCTTGGAGCAATGTTTGGATGCGCGCTTGTGTTTATTGGAATTATTATTACTGCAACATTCTGGATGCCGTTTGCTATGAAGGCAACTGGCGCAATCATGGCACTTTGTGGGCCTTCTTCTAAAGTTGCTAACGCAAACGTGCAACGAAACCCTAGAAGAGTTGCAGCAACTGGAACATCTTTGCTTATTGGGGTAACGCTTGTTTCAACAGTAGTAACTGGTGCAATGTGCGGTAAAGCAACTCTTAAAGGTGTTGTTGATGACCGTTACAGTGTTGACATTATTATTCAAGGCAAGAATGTTGATGAATCTTTAGCTGCCGACATTTCAAAGATTAGTGGAATAAAGCATACTGAGTTGCTTCCTGCAGTTCCTATGACTTTTAAGAACGCTAAGGGCAAAACTGAGTACGCTATGGCAGCTGGAGTTGATAATGTAAATCAACTTAGAAATGTAATGCACACTGACCTTGATGGCGTTAATATAAACAAAGATTCTGTGCTTTTGCCTAAGTTTAATAACGAAGGTGGAGAGCCTTTTGATCTTAAAAAAGGAAATCTTAATCTGCAAGCTTACGTAGAAAAGTACAGTTCTGGTGAAGATAGTGTAGAAAATGTTACTCCATTTACTGGCATGAATACAGACTCTAGTAATAACGATAAGAGCATTACTGTAAAGCAAGTTCAGTTTAAGACGTATCGAAATGTTGGTGTGTATTCAAATAATACTGCTTTTGTGAGCAAATCCTACTTCAATAACTACCTTAAGCCTACAACGCATATTTTGCTCATTTCGGTAGACTCTAGCAAAGCTAATCTTGTAGATATTGCTAAAAACATTCGAAATGTTACATCTAGTTATGCGGAGGTTATGGCTACTGGAAGCGTGTTTGAGCGAGCAAAGTGGGAGAGTACTATTGACATAATGATGATGTTGCTTGTTGGCTTAATAGCAGTAGCTGTTGTGATTGCTTTAATAGGCGTTGCAAACACATTAAGCTTGTCTGTTATTGAGCGAACCAAAGAATCTGCAACTTTGCGCGCAATAGGCATGACAAGAGGCCAGGTTAGAAGATCTCTTGCGTTGGAAGCAACGTTGATCTCCCTAACAAGCACTGTTTCTGGCTTGATTGTTGGAACGGTGTTTGGATGGATTGGATCCTACATGGTATTTAGCACAATTGGCAAAGTTCCGTTTGTAATTGATTGGACTATTTACGCGGTTCTTGCTCTAATCGCTTTACTTGCAGCGCTTCTTTCCAGCGTGCTTCCAGCTCGTAGAGCAGTGAAGTCTTCGCCAGTGGTTGCGCTCGCAGAAGAATAA
- a CDS encoding conjugal transfer protein yields the protein MVTVNKKSAAVIAGIVLLLMQSPMPAWAQEAVSGSEPNNVVDASDNKFGKLEDLDLGAKDPETQDELIGSRKSAKNNLKIYENKLKELEIKVKILNELVKKELEDSNNKTDKIEELEHRMESASESDFDRLNGEKIKLEAERKNIENNLSDNDKKLNSADEDLRKYNIYLQNARQQVAEYERKLKDNFGVNIDDLDKEENKVQEETMKPDSPAPAPRTESDTTVDAPNDSTKSKEEVEKSIPEVKSPETKVTEEKATQEKDSVQTKPKDSKVDSRSSDNKFASSEYRSSQVESLESKKSKAKSVEAESTPSSSVAARPAESSVTPFAPVSEPKVVPQNATSKETPAASVENSQNASTVSTASDVTAASTNVSTPAASVAPATHAASPAPVAAQPASPVSHPAESEANNASSSEKADTQNNEENKKDENTENEDVKEDSKTVEEADKLSEAKSDNSKAPSNNNNLVVAGAVVGTMAIGGSAAAGIYMSRGGKIRFSK from the coding sequence ATGGTAACGGTCAATAAAAAATCTGCCGCAGTGATTGCAGGAATCGTGTTGTTATTAATGCAAAGCCCAATGCCAGCGTGGGCGCAAGAAGCTGTAAGTGGATCAGAACCAAATAATGTTGTCGATGCATCTGATAACAAATTCGGTAAATTAGAAGATTTAGATTTGGGTGCTAAAGATCCAGAGACACAAGACGAATTAATTGGTAGTCGTAAAAGTGCAAAAAATAATTTAAAGATTTATGAAAACAAGTTAAAAGAATTAGAAATAAAAGTTAAGATTTTAAATGAACTTGTAAAAAAAGAATTGGAAGATAGTAATAATAAAACTGATAAAATTGAAGAATTAGAACACAGAATGGAATCTGCTTCTGAATCTGATTTTGATCGTCTTAATGGAGAGAAAATAAAGCTAGAAGCAGAGAGAAAAAATATAGAAAACAATCTTAGTGACAATGATAAGAAGTTGAATTCTGCTGACGAAGATTTGAGAAAATATAATATATATTTACAAAATGCAAGGCAACAAGTAGCAGAATATGAACGAAAACTTAAGGATAATTTTGGTGTAAATATTGATGATCTTGATAAGGAAGAAAATAAGGTTCAAGAAGAAACAATGAAGCCTGATTCTCCTGCACCAGCTCCACGTACAGAGTCAGATACTACAGTTGATGCACCAAATGACTCTACTAAGTCGAAGGAAGAAGTTGAGAAGTCCATTCCAGAAGTAAAATCTCCAGAGACTAAAGTTACTGAAGAAAAGGCTACACAAGAAAAAGATTCTGTGCAGACTAAACCGAAGGATTCTAAAGTTGATTCGCGGTCTTCAGATAATAAATTTGCATCTTCTGAATATAGATCTTCGCAAGTAGAATCATTAGAATCTAAGAAATCTAAAGCGAAGAGTGTTGAAGCTGAATCGACTCCTTCTTCATCTGTAGCAGCACGCCCAGCAGAATCCTCTGTAACACCATTTGCTCCAGTTTCTGAACCAAAAGTTGTTCCACAGAATGCTACATCCAAGGAAACTCCTGCGGCTTCTGTTGAAAACTCACAAAATGCATCTACTGTTTCTACTGCGTCAGATGTTACTGCTGCTTCCACAAATGTGAGCACTCCTGCGGCTTCTGTTGCACCTGCTACACATGCTGCATCTCCTGCACCAGTTGCAGCGCAGCCAGCATCGCCGGTATCTCATCCAGCAGAATCCGAAGCAAATAACGCTTCTAGTAGCGAAAAGGCCGATACTCAAAATAATGAAGAAAATAAAAAAGACGAAAATACAGAAAATGAAGATGTAAAAGAAGATTCAAAAACTGTTGAAGAAGCCGATAAGTTATCTGAAGCTAAAAGCGATAACTCAAAAGCACCATCGAACAACAATAATCTTGTAGTTGCTGGCGCTGTTGTAGGAACAATGGCAATCGGTGGTTCTGCAGCTGCAGGTATTTATATGAGTCGCGGTGGCAAAATTCGCTTTTCTAAATAA
- a CDS encoding response regulator transcription factor, giving the protein MENMENNGVIRVAIADDQELVRAGFTMVINSQKDMQVVAQAANGNEIVEVASKENPDVILMDVRMPNMDGLEATRKILKEDTNANTRIIILTTFDLDEYVMAAIHTGASGFLLKDTEPETLLNSIRTVYQGNAIIAPTATKRLIESMISKPNDEEKSKEEIATKNEQSANAYNYCLNDLTDREREVLVEIAHGLSNQEIANKLFISLPTVKTHVAHILGKIKARDRVQAVVFAYENSLV; this is encoded by the coding sequence ATGGAAAATATGGAAAACAATGGAGTAATTCGAGTCGCAATAGCAGACGATCAGGAGCTTGTGCGCGCAGGATTTACTATGGTAATCAACTCGCAAAAAGACATGCAAGTTGTTGCGCAAGCAGCGAATGGCAATGAAATTGTAGAAGTTGCGTCAAAGGAAAATCCAGACGTTATTTTGATGGACGTGCGCATGCCTAACATGGACGGTTTGGAAGCTACGCGCAAAATCTTAAAAGAAGACACTAACGCCAATACGCGCATTATTATTTTAACTACTTTTGATTTAGACGAATATGTTATGGCTGCGATTCATACGGGCGCATCGGGATTTTTGCTTAAAGACACAGAGCCAGAAACATTGCTTAATTCAATACGGACTGTGTATCAAGGAAACGCAATTATTGCTCCAACTGCTACAAAGCGCTTAATTGAGTCAATGATCTCTAAGCCTAACGATGAAGAAAAATCAAAAGAAGAGATTGCTACTAAAAACGAGCAAAGCGCAAACGCTTACAATTATTGCTTAAATGATTTAACAGATCGCGAGCGCGAAGTTCTTGTAGAAATTGCTCACGGACTATCTAACCAAGAGATTGCTAATAAACTGTTTATTAGCTTGCCAACAGTTAAAACGCATGTTGCTCATATTTTAGGAAAAATCAAAGCAAGAGACAGAGTTCAAGCTGTTGTGTTTGCTTACGAAAACAGTCTTGTTTAA